A single Nostoc cf. commune SO-36 DNA region contains:
- a CDS encoding DUF2997 domain-containing protein — translation MERAILIHFDTVTGEVKIEAEGFEGLSCLEATQPFEEALGIVQGDRTYKPESQQQFRSTITHQQRLHQ, via the coding sequence ATGGAACGGGCAATATTGATACATTTTGACACTGTTACAGGCGAAGTGAAAATAGAAGCCGAGGGATTTGAGGGTTTGTCATGTCTAGAAGCAACCCAACCCTTTGAGGAAGCTTTGGGTATAGTGCAAGGTGATCGCACTTACAAACCAGAATCTCAGCAACAGTTTCGTAGCACGATTACTCATCAACAACGACTGCACCAATAA
- a CDS encoding XisH family protein, which yields MPAKDIYHNEVKNALIKDGWTITDDPYFIKYEDAELYADLAAEKPIAAERQGQKIVVEIKSFVGKSLMYDFHNALGQYIVYRKLIQLTEPEYKLYLAVDDVVYENFFQRKSVQAVINENHLLLIVVNTQKEEIRQWIS from the coding sequence ATGCCAGCAAAAGACATATACCATAATGAAGTCAAGAACGCATTGATAAAAGACGGTTGGACTATCACAGATGATCCTTACTTTATCAAATATGAGGATGCTGAACTCTACGCCGACCTAGCAGCAGAAAAACCAATCGCCGCAGAACGCCAGGGACAGAAGATTGTTGTAGAAATCAAGAGCTTTGTGGGCAAATCGCTGATGTATGATTTTCATAATGCCCTGGGACAATACATAGTCTATCGGAAACTCATTCAACTTACTGAGCCAGAATATAAGCTTTATTTAGCTGTTGATGATGTTGTCTATGAGAACTTTTTTCAACGTAAATCTGTACAAGCAGTCATCAATGAAAATCACCTGCTGTTAATAGTTGTAAATACACAAAAGGAGGAAATTCGGCAATGGATAAGCTAG
- the dnaN gene encoding DNA polymerase III subunit beta has product MTQTASKQRVKPAKQTKQTSVATPKTENEVSANIPEISTGKKKKPISPDAGTSTEPISNKRTNKRSAKSELNSQPVIESGMEVICSQTKFHDALSLVSCATPAKPTHPILANALIIADIETQQIHLTVTDLALTIQASFEAQVLLKGEITVPVEMLFEIVKHCPNGNINLSGQTQTIQLNDEDKQTKICSLSLSDAEGKYEIRGISAEEFPPSSTIDGTPIVLPTTVFKDGLKGVIYAVSTDENKYILTGVHIQLAQDKLKFIGTDGHRVATTELSTQGIGRKPRKQVESEDMIQFTIPGRVLKELARNLDDSVEFINLLYDAQSNRLGFAWQDIILRCQCLEGTYPDCEQLLARFSFDREVILEKAFLVKALERLAVLTDKKEKGIYLQFDGSLQQLRLSIEREFGKGDQVIAAHLPSEMSLNIQFNLKYLVEAAKAIPSSAIKMHLQQSDHPAMLVPYGDRPNPELQMEMRQFLLPLYTLNA; this is encoded by the coding sequence ATGACTCAAACAGCATCAAAACAAAGGGTAAAGCCTGCAAAGCAGACAAAACAAACAAGTGTAGCTACTCCTAAAACCGAAAATGAAGTATCAGCAAATATCCCAGAAATATCTACAGGTAAAAAGAAAAAACCTATATCTCCAGATGCTGGTACTTCAACTGAACCTATCTCAAATAAGCGTACTAATAAACGTTCTGCCAAATCAGAGTTAAACTCTCAACCAGTTATAGAATCAGGAATGGAGGTAATCTGCTCACAAACTAAATTTCACGATGCGCTCTCTTTAGTTAGTTGTGCTACCCCAGCTAAACCTACCCATCCGATTCTTGCTAATGCTCTAATCATTGCAGATATCGAAACACAACAGATACATTTAACTGTTACTGATTTAGCATTAACAATTCAGGCAAGTTTTGAAGCCCAGGTATTGCTCAAGGGTGAAATTACTGTGCCAGTGGAAATGCTATTTGAGATAGTTAAGCATTGCCCTAATGGTAATATAAACCTCAGTGGCCAGACTCAAACTATACAGCTTAATGATGAGGATAAGCAAACAAAAATCTGCTCTCTCAGTTTATCTGATGCTGAAGGAAAATATGAAATTAGAGGCATTAGTGCTGAAGAATTTCCACCTAGTTCTACAATTGATGGTACTCCCATTGTGCTGCCAACAACAGTTTTCAAAGATGGTTTGAAAGGTGTAATTTATGCTGTCAGCACTGATGAAAATAAATATATTTTGACCGGAGTTCATATCCAACTTGCACAGGATAAATTAAAGTTTATTGGTACTGATGGGCATCGAGTCGCAACCACTGAACTTTCAACTCAAGGAATTGGTAGAAAACCCCGCAAACAAGTAGAATCTGAAGACATGATCCAATTTACTATTCCCGGTCGAGTCCTCAAGGAACTAGCGCGTAACTTGGATGATTCTGTCGAATTCATTAATCTGTTGTATGATGCCCAAAGTAATCGCCTGGGTTTTGCTTGGCAAGATATTATCCTCAGATGTCAATGTCTGGAAGGAACTTACCCTGACTGCGAACAGCTATTGGCAAGGTTTAGCTTTGACCGAGAAGTAATCCTAGAAAAAGCATTCTTAGTCAAAGCACTGGAACGGTTAGCTGTGTTAACAGATAAAAAAGAGAAAGGTATTTACTTACAGTTTGATGGAAGTTTGCAGCAGCTACGACTATCAATTGAACGGGAGTTTGGCAAAGGCGATCAAGTTATTGCTGCTCATCTACCATCAGAAATGTCATTGAATATCCAGTTTAATCTCAAGTATTTAGTAGAAGCAGCTAAGGCAATTCCTAGTTCCGCTATCAAAATGCACTTGCAACAATCAGATCATCCTGCCATGTTGGTTCCTTATGGAGATAGACCAAATCCAGAACTGCAAATGGAAATGCGTCAATTCTTATTGCCACTGTACACTCTAAATGCTTAA
- a CDS encoding XisI protein yields MDKLEQYRNAIKKILTGYYETTNTQVVKDAVVEVSARLAFDEKRDQYLWFRFGWDDKKQIQHIIIYLCIKNGKVWVEEDATNLCVVDDLLSAGIPQCDIVLGFHHPSKRGLTEFATA; encoded by the coding sequence ATGGATAAGCTAGAACAATATCGCAATGCTATCAAGAAGATATTGACTGGGTATTACGAAACTACTAATACTCAAGTTGTAAAAGATGCGGTAGTTGAAGTAAGCGCTCGCTTGGCTTTTGATGAAAAAAGAGATCAATATCTTTGGTTTCGGTTTGGCTGGGATGACAAAAAGCAGATACAGCATATTATCATCTATCTCTGTATTAAAAACGGCAAAGTTTGGGTGGAAGAAGATGCAACTAATTTATGCGTTGTTGATGATTTACTATCAGCCGGAATACCCCAATGCGATATTGTTTTGGGTTTCCATCATCCCAGTAAACGAGGTTTAACGGAATTCGCTACTGCTTAA
- the holA gene encoding DNA polymerase III subunit delta, with amino-acid sequence MIVLLTGDDQYAIQEQLNQYKAEIDAQWLTLCYHRFPADHLDRAISVARTRSLTGGKKLVIVENCHLKHWGDTELETLQQLVQVPEFTILVFVATNVDKRLKIYKHIVKYAKLFELTLIPPWRTDLIEKAIATQAKKIKVVLSKDAVEYLAEAIGNDMTRAASELRKLYIYGSGRKLEFAEVKELVPCQTQNSLQLASAIRQGESNQVLHLLDDLLSRSEPLMVIVATLLTQFRTWLWVKSAMSATGYAYVSGIKKDSELAQLCNISNPNRIYYLRIEVANTSINALAKAVTMVLDLEMSIKTGVEGKDLLPIILSMSRLFKLT; translated from the coding sequence ATGATTGTCTTGCTGACAGGTGATGACCAATACGCCATCCAGGAACAACTAAACCAATACAAAGCAGAGATTGATGCCCAATGGCTCACACTTTGCTATCATCGATTTCCTGCTGATCACCTTGACCGAGCCATCAGCGTAGCTCGTACTCGTTCCCTAACTGGTGGCAAAAAACTGGTGATTGTGGAAAATTGCCACCTCAAGCATTGGGGTGATACTGAGTTGGAAACCTTGCAGCAGCTTGTTCAAGTGCCTGAATTCACAATTTTGGTGTTTGTCGCCACCAATGTAGATAAGCGCCTGAAGATTTACAAACATATTGTCAAGTATGCCAAGTTGTTTGAGTTGACATTGATACCACCTTGGCGTACTGATTTGATTGAAAAGGCGATCGCTACTCAAGCTAAAAAAATCAAGGTGGTGCTGTCAAAGGATGCAGTGGAATATCTAGCAGAAGCAATTGGTAACGACATGACCCGTGCAGCCTCTGAGTTACGCAAACTGTATATTTATGGTAGTGGCAGAAAACTAGAGTTTGCAGAAGTAAAAGAGTTAGTGCCATGTCAAACTCAGAATAGCCTACAACTGGCATCTGCTATTCGTCAAGGAGAAAGCAATCAAGTTTTGCACCTGCTGGATGATTTACTGTCACGTTCGGAACCATTAATGGTGATTGTTGCTACTCTCCTAACGCAGTTTAGAACTTGGCTGTGGGTTAAGTCTGCGATGTCTGCGACGGGCTACGCCTACGTTTCTGGGATTAAAAAAGATAGTGAATTAGCTCAACTGTGCAATATCAGTAATCCTAATCGCATTTACTATTTGCGTATTGAGGTAGCAAATACAAGCATCAACGCTTTAGCTAAGGCAGTGACTATGGTGCTGGATTTAGAGATGTCTATCAAGACAGGTGTTGAAGGTAAGGATTTACTGCCAATAATTCTTAGCATGAGCAGGTTATTTAAGTTAACTTAA
- the dnaX gene encoding DNA polymerase III subunit gamma/tau, whose translation MSTVALHQKYRPQTLAKLVGQPYIKTALTNAVKYLQIAPAYLFTGSRGTGKTSTARIFAKSLNCLNTKKPTDQPCGICQSCRSIETSNSLDVSEIDAASNNGVDDARALIERSTLAPVAGRYRIFILDECHCLTGNAFNALLKCIEEPPPHVVFILCTTELHKVLPTIVSRCQVFNFPTLSVQAIVQHLGIVADAESISIDDGALTAIARKSDGGLRDALQLLGQVSLLDEDITANHVMEIAGGVTETELMSILQAISTNNTFNLLQVARVLVDSGKTPKLILSNLLQTYRDLLIIKSAPKEQSLLTGCVSYTQLKALANHWNFETLNLSLAELQKAENYLRYTVNAAVWLEVCLLNLMPSLLPVSATKTLTAKPVHDGKLLPTVGVYTTNKVTAKPVDDKLLQTVTDQTTNLAQIWLSVMDTAKPSNQKLLAHANLVKLQGDKAILEVTPAYLKKFESSKEAIAKMLQRATQSQKPMTVLIKTANKSSNGRVKA comes from the coding sequence ATGTCTACAGTCGCCTTACATCAAAAATATCGACCCCAGACTTTAGCAAAATTAGTTGGACAGCCCTACATCAAAACTGCTCTGACTAATGCTGTCAAATACCTGCAAATTGCACCAGCTTATTTGTTCACAGGTTCTAGAGGTACAGGTAAAACATCAACTGCTCGGATATTTGCTAAATCCCTCAATTGCCTCAACACTAAAAAACCAACTGACCAACCTTGTGGTATTTGCCAATCCTGCCGTTCAATTGAAACCAGCAATAGCCTAGATGTCAGTGAAATTGATGCTGCTTCTAATAACGGTGTAGATGATGCCCGTGCTTTAATTGAGCGGAGTACCTTAGCACCTGTTGCAGGACGTTACCGAATTTTTATTCTTGATGAGTGCCATTGTCTAACTGGCAACGCCTTCAATGCTTTACTTAAGTGTATTGAAGAACCGCCACCTCATGTTGTTTTCATTCTCTGCACAACAGAACTGCACAAGGTGTTACCTACCATTGTCAGCCGTTGTCAGGTGTTTAATTTCCCCACTTTGTCTGTTCAGGCAATTGTGCAGCACCTCGGTATTGTAGCAGATGCAGAATCTATTTCTATTGATGATGGGGCACTAACAGCGATCGCACGCAAGAGCGATGGTGGACTCAGAGATGCACTGCAATTACTGGGTCAGGTGAGTCTTTTAGATGAAGATATCACTGCCAATCATGTCATGGAAATCGCTGGTGGTGTGACAGAAACAGAATTAATGTCAATTTTACAGGCAATATCCACGAACAACACCTTTAACTTGCTGCAAGTAGCAAGAGTTTTAGTAGATTCTGGAAAAACGCCCAAATTGATTCTCTCTAACTTACTGCAAACATACCGAGATTTACTAATTATCAAGTCTGCACCCAAAGAGCAATCCCTGCTAACTGGTTGTGTTAGCTATACCCAACTCAAGGCTTTAGCAAATCACTGGAATTTCGAGACGCTGAATTTGTCTCTAGCAGAGTTACAAAAAGCAGAAAACTATCTGCGGTACACAGTAAATGCTGCTGTGTGGCTAGAAGTTTGCTTACTGAACCTGATGCCTAGTTTATTGCCTGTCAGTGCAACCAAGACGCTAACTGCTAAACCTGTGCATGACGGCAAGTTGCTACCAACAGTTGGAGTATACACCACAAACAAGGTGACAGCTAAACCTGTAGATGACAAATTGTTACAAACAGTTACAGATCAGACTACTAACCTGGCTCAAATTTGGCTTTCTGTAATGGATACAGCTAAACCCAGCAATCAAAAGCTGTTGGCTCATGCAAATCTCGTTAAATTGCAAGGTGACAAAGCAATTTTAGAGGTTACACCAGCTTACCTCAAGAAGTTTGAGAGTAGTAAAGAAGCGATCGCTAAAATGCTGCAACGAGCTACCCAAAGTCAAAAACCAATGACTGTGTTAATTAAAACTGCTAACAAGAGCAGTAACGGGAGGGTAAAAGCATGA
- a CDS encoding ATP-dependent DNA helicase, whose translation MFFKEVKPTAIAALSGSINGISEAMMIQTLPTFAATGSFPFQLTQQQQKALDAMWTFIQPTVMAALFLLVGYAGTGKSTIVFQLVKVLVATGKRVVLTAPTNKAVGVLQRMAAENGVTGVEFFTIHQLLGLGMVTRGKEKVLDQTGPSYINLFDVVFIDECSMIGKQLWRWIEDVANQSSTWTKIKIILMGDPAQLNPVNEEKSSSFQVPDKAVLTQVVRQGTGSPLLEFVTASRYAVTKSKFPFEPYAKYLPDKSNGALMVKRQTLLRYACKKMSKEFAQNPDCFRILSWTNTQVDFYNQQIRTHLYGENINRFIPGERLITRDPVMAPDGKTTILSTSTEFTVLDVFGDRYNNYDTWRLKVETDEGIVRQIYVLHEDEQKQFDQETKRLLKSAKRNPFLWKQYYKHLEQFANLRNCFALTVHNSQGSTFLEAGIDGQDLSKRLYPERGDDSKAVLAKIREFNRLYYVSSSRARQRILVIR comes from the coding sequence TTGTTTTTCAAAGAAGTAAAACCAACAGCTATCGCTGCATTGAGTGGATCAATTAATGGAATTAGCGAAGCGATGATGATCCAAACACTTCCTACTTTCGCTGCAACAGGTTCTTTTCCATTTCAACTCACCCAGCAGCAGCAAAAAGCTTTAGATGCAATGTGGACATTTATACAGCCAACCGTGATGGCTGCTTTATTTCTGCTGGTTGGCTATGCCGGAACTGGCAAGTCAACTATTGTTTTCCAACTAGTTAAAGTTCTTGTTGCTACGGGTAAGCGAGTTGTACTGACTGCACCCACTAATAAAGCTGTAGGCGTGCTGCAACGCATGGCGGCAGAAAATGGCGTAACTGGCGTAGAATTCTTCACCATTCACCAGTTGTTAGGACTGGGTATGGTAACTAGAGGTAAAGAGAAAGTACTTGACCAAACTGGCCCTTCTTACATCAATCTATTTGATGTTGTCTTTATTGATGAATGTTCCATGATTGGCAAACAACTCTGGCGCTGGATTGAGGATGTTGCTAACCAATCATCCACCTGGACAAAAATCAAAATTATTCTCATGGGCGATCCAGCACAGTTAAATCCAGTTAATGAAGAAAAATCCTCTAGTTTTCAAGTGCCAGATAAAGCAGTATTGACTCAAGTTGTGCGTCAGGGAACTGGTAGTCCTTTGTTAGAGTTTGTCACTGCTTCTCGCTATGCAGTCACCAAGAGCAAGTTTCCTTTTGAGCCTTATGCTAAATATCTCCCTGATAAAAGTAATGGGGCATTGATGGTTAAACGTCAAACTTTGCTGCGTTATGCCTGCAAAAAGATGTCTAAAGAATTTGCTCAAAACCCAGATTGTTTCCGAATTTTGTCCTGGACTAATACTCAAGTTGACTTTTACAATCAGCAGATTCGTACACATTTATATGGTGAAAATATCAATCGGTTTATTCCAGGAGAGAGATTAATCACCAGAGATCCTGTGATGGCTCCCGATGGTAAAACTACGATTCTTTCTACATCTACAGAGTTTACTGTTTTAGATGTCTTTGGGGATCGTTACAACAATTATGATACTTGGAGGTTAAAGGTAGAGACAGATGAAGGGATTGTGCGTCAAATCTATGTTTTGCATGAAGATGAACAAAAACAATTTGACCAAGAAACCAAACGCTTACTCAAAAGTGCCAAGCGTAATCCCTTTCTATGGAAGCAGTACTACAAACATTTAGAGCAGTTTGCAAACCTCAGAAACTGCTTTGCATTAACTGTTCACAATAGTCAAGGTAGCACTTTCTTAGAAGCGGGTATTGATGGTCAAGATTTGAGTAAGCGACTTTATCCAGAACGAGGAGATGACAGTAAGGCAGTACTGGCAAAGATTAGAGAGTTTAATCGTTTGTACTATGTTTCTAGCTCACGGGCCAGACAACGGATATTAGTTATCAGGTGA
- a CDS encoding tetratricopeptide repeat protein, translating into MSEQARRHLPFLGLFSEHINVSILPAFSEINEFSQVYQTIFGENLQKSDWFRILNEAAEAGILEQISETIYKIHPALPWYLRQQLSKQHTVQEVSNLEKKLLVFYGVLATVCGQKMISKADTATNVLLTEESNLLQNLRLAERQQEWDNARLMLSALGEIYQRQNHTMEFRALRQKIIKEIDTKFEQSNEAFKLWAYLQAADAEEAFENRDIRKASNVYQKISSELARLNYQDMNVEIAVVEQGLAKIAEEQQDFKTSRTHYIKAIKILESIQNIDQDACIENANKIANIYQNLGYMADKKGCYNVAKSYYEKALKIFINNRNIYGCAGIYNNLGKIEHLQSHFEKAHDYYKQALEIYQKVGDFNKSAIIYHNLGRMAQMQQDFKTAHTFYNKALRIHEDDRDLYNASDVYQGLGEISKYQGDFDSATAYFKKALEIRFTANDWQKVSLTLNTWGQTLEAQENWNDAMEIYIHAFAIDFRYNKSWIGSRIKNLARMLKQLGESQFDTIWQEVTSEDCPEVLREAIWSARDNL; encoded by the coding sequence TTGTCAGAACAGGCACGGCGACATTTGCCATTTTTGGGTTTGTTTTCTGAGCATATTAATGTATCTATACTGCCTGCCTTCTCAGAAATAAATGAATTCAGTCAGGTATACCAGACTATCTTTGGAGAAAACTTACAAAAATCTGACTGGTTTAGAATCCTCAACGAAGCAGCAGAAGCAGGTATCTTAGAACAAATTAGTGAAACTATCTACAAAATTCACCCTGCTCTTCCTTGGTATCTACGTCAACAGCTATCTAAGCAACATACTGTTCAGGAGGTCAGTAACCTAGAAAAAAAGTTGTTGGTTTTCTACGGGGTACTTGCTACTGTCTGTGGTCAGAAAATGATTAGTAAAGCAGATACAGCAACTAATGTGCTACTGACAGAAGAATCAAATCTATTGCAAAACTTACGATTAGCTGAAAGACAGCAAGAATGGGATAATGCGCGTTTGATGCTCTCAGCATTGGGAGAGATATATCAACGACAAAATCACACAATGGAGTTTAGAGCGCTACGTCAAAAGATTATTAAGGAAATTGATACAAAATTTGAGCAAAGCAACGAAGCATTCAAATTATGGGCGTATTTACAGGCTGCGGATGCTGAAGAGGCATTTGAAAACAGAGATATTAGAAAAGCCTCAAATGTTTATCAAAAAATATCAAGTGAATTGGCAAGGTTGAATTACCAAGATATGAATGTAGAGATTGCTGTTGTGGAGCAAGGTTTAGCTAAAATTGCAGAAGAACAACAAGACTTTAAAACATCACGTACTCATTACATAAAAGCTATTAAAATTTTGGAAAGCATTCAAAATATAGACCAAGATGCTTGTATTGAGAATGCAAACAAAATTGCAAATATTTACCAAAACCTTGGTTATATGGCGGATAAAAAAGGTTGTTATAATGTGGCAAAGTCTTATTATGAAAAAGCACTTAAAATATTTATAAATAATAGAAATATTTATGGCTGTGCTGGAATTTACAACAATTTAGGGAAGATAGAACATCTGCAAAGTCATTTTGAGAAGGCACATGATTATTATAAACAAGCTCTTGAAATTTATCAAAAAGTTGGGGATTTTAACAAATCTGCTATCATTTATCACAATTTAGGTAGGATGGCACAGATGCAGCAAGATTTTAAGACAGCACATACTTTTTACAACAAGGCTCTTAGGATTCATGAAGATGATCGGGATTTATATAATGCATCAGATGTATATCAGGGATTAGGAGAAATTAGTAAGTATCAGGGTGATTTTGATAGTGCAACTGCCTATTTCAAAAAAGCCTTAGAAATCAGATTTACAGCAAATGATTGGCAGAAAGTATCTTTGACATTAAACACATGGGGTCAAACCCTAGAAGCACAAGAAAACTGGAATGATGCTATGGAAATTTATATTCACGCTTTTGCAATTGACTTTAGATATAACAAAAGTTGGATTGGTTCACGTATCAAAAACTTAGCAAGAATGCTCAAGCAATTGGGAGAAAGCCAATTTGATACTATTTGGCAAGAAGTAACGAGTGAAGATTGTCCTGAAGTATTGCGTGAGGCAATTTGGTCTGCGCGAGATAATCTATAA
- a CDS encoding DUF1257 domain-containing protein produces the protein MSHFSTVTTKLTNRECLVQALQNLQLTVQVYEKPQSLRGYYDDSQGQSAEIVVPGRSLSVRADIGFKWDQEAGVYQLIHDAYETVPRLGENFFSHTLVEVYGKNMVRAKAAQLQEHLGECTITEETNGQVHTLRLAFSAHQQTQQVRR, from the coding sequence ATGTCACATTTTTCAACTGTCACTACAAAGCTAACTAACCGTGAATGTTTAGTACAAGCTCTACAAAATTTGCAGCTTACCGTCCAAGTTTATGAAAAACCACAATCGCTGAGAGGTTATTACGACGACTCCCAAGGACAAAGTGCTGAGATTGTTGTCCCTGGTCGTAGTTTAAGTGTTCGCGCAGATATCGGGTTTAAGTGGGATCAAGAGGCAGGGGTGTATCAACTCATCCATGATGCCTATGAAACTGTACCTCGACTAGGAGAAAACTTCTTTTCTCACACCCTAGTGGAAGTCTACGGCAAGAACATGGTTCGCGCTAAAGCAGCCCAGTTACAAGAACATCTGGGAGAATGCACCATCACAGAAGAAACCAATGGTCAGGTACATACTCTGCGCCTTGCATTTTCAGCACACCAGCAAACTCAACAAGTTCGGAGATAA
- a CDS encoding WGR domain-containing protein yields the protein MEVYLIFVNAAQNSNKFWSAKVEQSNLTVEWGRVGYKSQQKVHSFGNYQQAVSKFHNLVAEKKMKGYRESQPQIDSTSDSLEIKRAIQLLEILRPYVAQRQFAKKNYLETLNQYLKIVPTPLGMKIEPSLIYRNVADVDHQLSLLNSLLETNSVLAANTTEESGNHSKVISLKSIGKNFWRHL from the coding sequence ATGGAAGTTTACTTAATATTTGTAAATGCGGCTCAAAACAGTAACAAATTCTGGAGTGCAAAAGTTGAGCAAAGCAATCTAACTGTTGAGTGGGGTAGGGTAGGCTATAAATCTCAGCAAAAAGTTCACTCTTTCGGTAATTATCAACAAGCAGTTTCTAAATTCCACAATCTTGTGGCTGAGAAGAAAATGAAAGGCTACCGAGAAAGCCAACCTCAAATTGATAGTACTTCTGATTCTCTAGAAATCAAAAGAGCTATCCAATTACTAGAGATTTTGCGCCCTTATGTAGCACAAAGACAATTTGCCAAGAAAAATTATCTAGAGACATTAAACCAATATTTAAAAATTGTTCCTACACCTTTAGGGATGAAAATAGAGCCGTCTCTAATATACCGCAATGTGGCAGATGTTGATCATCAACTATCACTACTGAACTCTTTGTTGGAAACTAATTCTGTTCTGGCTGCTAACACTACAGAAGAATCTGGTAATCATAGCAAAGTTATCAGTTTAAAAAGCATTGGAAAGAACTTTTGGAGACATTTGTAG